The following proteins are encoded in a genomic region of Balaenoptera ricei isolate mBalRic1 chromosome 14, mBalRic1.hap2, whole genome shotgun sequence:
- the ZNRF3 gene encoding E3 ubiquitin-protein ligase ZNRF3 isoform X2, whose protein sequence is MHPLGLCNNNDEEDLYEYGWVGVVKLEQPELDPKPCLTVLGKAKRAVQRGATAVIFDVSENPEAIDQLNQGSEDPLKRPVVYVKGADAIKLMNIVNKQKVARARIQHRPPRQPTEYFDMGIFLAFFVVVSLVCLILLVKIKLKQRRSQNSMNRLAVQALEKMETRKFNSKSKGRREGSCGALDTLSSSSTSDCAICLEKYIDGEELRVIPCTHRFHRKCVDPWLLQHHTCPHCRHNIIEQKGNPSAVCLETGSLARGRQQRVILPVHYPGRVHRASAIPAYPTRTSMDAHGNPVTLLTVDRRGEQGLFPPQTPTYIRGYPPLHLDHSLAPHRCGLEHRPYSPAPPFRRPKFGGRSFSKAACFSQYETMYQHYYFRGLSYPEQEGQPPPGLAPGGPARAFPPGGGGGGGSGLLFAPAVHAAPASHLESGSASSFSCYHGHRSVCSGYLADGPGSDSSSSSGSSGQCRCSSSDSVVDCTEVSNQGVYGSCSTFRSSLSSDYDPFVYRSRSPCRAGDVGGSGRGPVVRLEGSPPPEELRAAARGPGAGRGEPWPGPASPSGDQLSTCSLEMNYSSSSSLEPRGPNSSTSEGGLEASPGAAPDLRRTWKGAREGPMCACCCEPQTPAPDPGAAAAGGGLLFLGPPPCEGCSPQGGESQPGSSQGRYGLHPDHLPRTDGVKYEGLPCCFYEEKQVAHGGGGGRGGGCYTEDCSVRVQYTLAQELPPSCHPGARDLSQRIPIIPEDVDCDLGLPSECQGTRGLGPWGGTLPGPDALWPHRGLGAAQQEERVPCCLARAPLSPPCPPEDVGAPGASSPSAPQDTQDSSATAAEAAGPRSRPADSGSPGA, encoded by the exons GCCAAGCGAGCCGTGCAGCGGGGAGCCACTGCAGTCATCTTCGATGTGTCTGAAAACCCAGAAGCTATCGACCAG CTAAACCAGGGGTCAGAAGACCCACTCAAGAGGCCAGTGGTGTACGTGAAGGGCGCAGACGCCATCAAGCTGATGAACATTGTCAACAAGCAGAAAGTGGCTCGAGCAAGGATCCAGCACCGCCCTCCTCGA CAACCCACGGAATACTTTGATATGGGGATCTTCCTGGCCTTCTTCGTCGTGGTCTCCTTGGTCTGCCTCATCCTCCTTGTCAAAATCAAGCTGAAGCAGCGACGCAGTCAG AATTCCATGAACAGACTGGCCGTGCAGGCCCTGGAGAAGATGGAAACCAGGAAGTTCAACTCCAAGAGCAAGGGGCGCCGGGAGGGGAGCTGCGGGGCCCTGGACACGCTCAGCAGCAGCTCCACGTCCGACTGTGCCATCTGCCTGGAGAAGTACATCGATGGAGAG gagCTGCGGGTCATCCCCTGTACTCACCGCTTTCACAGGAAGTGCGTGGACCCGTGGCTGCTGCAGCACCACACCTGCCCCCACTGTCGACACAACATCATAG AACAAAAGGGAAACCCGAGCGCCGTGTGCTTGGAGACCGGCAGCCTGGCGCGCGGCCGGCAGCAGAGGGTGATCTTGCCGGTGCACTACCCCGGCCGCGTACACAGGGCCAGCGCCATCCCCGCCTACCCCACGAGGACGAGCATGGACGCCCACGGGAACCCTGTCACGCTGCTGACCGTGGACCGGCGCGGGGAGCAGGGCCTCTTCCCGCCGCAGACCCCCACCTACATCCGCGGCTACCCGCCCCTCCACCTGGACCACAGCCTGGCCCCTCACCGCTGCGGCCTGGAGCACCGGCCCTACTCGCCGGCCCCCCCCTTCCGCAGGCCCAAGTTCGGCGGCCGCAGCTTCTCCAAGGCAGCTTGCTTCTCCCAGTATGAGACCATGTACCAGCACTACTACTTCCGGGGCCTCAGCTACCCCGAGCAGGAGGGGCAGCCCCCTCCCGGCCTCGCCCCCGGGGGCCCGGCTCGGGCCTTCCCcccgggcggcgggggcggcggcggcagcggcctgCTCTTCGCCCCCGCGGTGCACGCGGCCCCGGCGTCGCACCTGGAGAGCGGCAGCGCGTCCAGCTTCAGCTGCTACCACGGCCACCGCTCGGTGTGCAGCGGCTACCTGGCCGACGGCCCGGGCAgcgacagcagcagcagcagcggcagctcGGGCCAGTGCCGCTGCTCCTCCAGCGACTCGGTGGTGGACTGCACGGAGGTCAGCAACCAGGGCGTGTACGGGAGCTGTTCCACCTTCCGCAGCTCTCTCAGCAGCGACTACGACCCCTTCGTCTACCGCAGCCGCAGCCCCTGTCGCGCCGGAGACGTGGGGGGCTCAGGCCGGGGGCCCGTGGTGCGCCTCGAGGGCTCCCCGCCCCCCGAGGAGCTCCGGGCTGCGGCCCGAGGCCCAGGTGCGGGGCGGGGAGAGCCCTGGCCCGGGCCCGCCTCTCCCTCGGGGGACCAGCTGTCCACCTGCAGCCTGGAGATGAACTACAGCAGTAGCTCCTCCCTGGAGCCCCGGGGGCCCAACAGCTCTACCTCAGAAGGGGGGCTCGAGGCCTCTCCCGGGGCCGCCCCGGACCTCAGGAGGACCTGGAAGGGGGCCCGGGAGGGGCCGATGTGTGCCTGCTGCTGTGAGCCCCAGACCCCCGCCCCAGACCCCGGAGCGGCAGCGGCTGGGGGCGGCCTCTTGTTCCTGGGCCCCCCGCCCTGTGAGGGCTGCAGTCCCCAGGGTGGGGAGTCACAGCCGGGGAGCTCCCAGGGCCGCTATGGCCTTCACCCGGACCATTTGCCCAGGACAGATGGGGTGAAGTACGAGGGCCTGCCCTGCTGCTTCTATGAAGAGAAGCAGGTGGCccatggcgggggcgggggcaggggcggcGGCTGCTACACTGAGGACTGCTCGGTTCGCGTGCAGTACACGCTGGCCCAGGAGCTCCCGCCCAGCTGCCACCCCGGGGCCCGGGACCTGAGCCAGCGCATCCCCATCATTCCGGAGGATGTGGACTGTGACTTGGGCTTGCCCTCCGAATGCCAAGGGACCCGGGGCCTCGGCCCCTGGGGTGGGACGCTGCCAGGTCCGGATGCCCTGTGGCcccacaggggcctgggagcagccCAGCAAGAAGAGCGGGTTCCGTGCTGCCTGGCCAGGGCACCGCTGTcacctccctgccctccagaggATGTGGGGGCCCCTGGGGCCAGCTCCCCCAGCGCCCCCCAGGACACTCAGGACTCCAGCGCCACAGCCGCTGAGGCTGCAG GACCGAGATCTCGCCCGGCCGACAGTGGCAGCCCTGGAGCCTGA